The Buchnera aphidicola (Nipponaphis monzeni) genome includes the window TTTTTAAAAAATTTAAAAAAATTAACTTTTTTAAAAAAATATGTAAAACTTTTTAAAAAAATACTTTAACATTATTTCAAACTATATTTATATAAATTTGTAAAATGTGAAGCTTTTTTAAAAAATAATTAATGCTTTGTTTAAAATAGCATGTGTTATTCCTAAAATAAATTTTTTAAATTATTTTCAAAAATCCTTAACATTTTATACTTTGAAAACAATATTTATACAATTTTCTAAAAAAAAATTTAAAAAATAAAAAATTTCATCATTTTATTACTCAATTTGATCTATATATAGAATATATATCATAGGTATTTAAACAACATATTTATTATTAATTTTAAAACAACTATTAAAAATTATTAAAACAACATAAGTTAATATAAATAACTTCATTAAATTTTTTAACATATAAGATGTTAAAATATTTAAAAAAATCAATATGACTATATTATTTCATTGTAATTTATTTTTTAAAACATACATAATATAATTACGTACAATTCGCATTTAAAATATAAAGTAACAAATAAAATAATAACGTTTATAACTATTCAATTACATTATTACAATAATAACTACTATATATAATAATTAAAAATTATCACATAAACGTTTAATTTTTGTAAAAGCTTTTTTTAAATAACTTATTCCTAATTTAATATCATCATAACTAATTATTAAAGAAGGGGCTAATCTAATAACATTAGTACTAGAGCTAAGTACTAATACTCCTTCTTTAATACATATATGTACGATATCAAATATATTTATAGGCAATTCATCAATTAACTCAATACCTATTAATAATCCTTTAATACGTATTTCTTTAAATAAATTTAACTCACAATTTATATTATATAATTTTTCAAAAAACAATTTACTTCTATTATTTACTCCTGATAATACCTTTTTATTATTGATAAAATTTAATACAGATGTTGCCACAGAACAAGCTAATAAATTACCTCCATATGTGCTGCCATGTAAACCAGGTTTAACAATTTCAGAAACTTTCGTATTCGTTAATAAAGCACTAATTGGAAAACCTCCTCCCAAAGATTTTGCTAAAGTCAGCATATCAGGCTTAATATTATATTGCTCATAAGAAAATAAAGTACCAGTTCTACCGATACCTGTTTGAACTTCATCTATTATTAACAATACATTATATTTCTGACACAATTTATATATTTCTTGAATGAATAAAACATCTATAGGAATAACACCTCCTTCTCCTTGTATAGTTTCTAAAATCACAGCGCAAACCGAATCATCTACAATTTTTTTAAAACAATTTAAATTATTGAAAGGTAAGTGAACGATATCTTCAGGAACTGGTCCAAAACAATCAGAATATTTCAGTTTACCCCCTACAGATACAGTAAAAAAAGTCCGACCGTGAAAAGAATTAATAAAAGAAATAATTTTTGTTTTTTTAATTCCATACTTTTTAATAGCATAATAACGTGCTATCTTTAATGCTGCTTCGTTAGCTTCTGCTCCGGAATTAGCAAAGAATACATGTGACGCAAAACTAGCCTCTACTAATTTTTGAGCTAACTTTGTACTAGGTTCGTTAATAAAAATATTACCTGTATGCCATAAATCACCGCTTTGTTTTCTCAAGATTTCGACTAACATAGGATGGCAATGCCCCATAGCAGTAACTGCAATACCTCCAGAAAAATCAATATATTTTTTACCTTGTACATCCCAAATATAACTTCCTAACCCTTTAACAGGAACAATGGATACAGGTTTATATAAAGGCAATATATATTTATCGTATGTTTCTTGTATCAAAGAATTTTTTTTATTCTTCATTTTACAACCTTTTATTCAAAAACATTATAAAGATAATTAAATATAAACTAAAAAAAATTAATAAACTTAAAAAATTAATAAATTTTAAAAAAAACTAAAATTGTAAAAAATAATCTTATCAAATAATCTTTTAATATTATTTGTAAGATAGTTCATTACATTAATGTTTATAAAATAAAATACAAACTAAAAAATAATTAAACGAGAAGACTTTATTATTTATTTTTACTTAAAATAAATAACGTTAAATACTTTTAAAATATATTTATATGATAAAATAAAGAATAAAATTTAATAAATAAATATATTTTAAAAAAATATTTTTTAATAAAAGAAATATTATCTT containing:
- a CDS encoding acetylornithine/succinyldiaminopimelate transaminase translates to MKNKKNSLIQETYDKYILPLYKPVSIVPVKGLGSYIWDVQGKKYIDFSGGIAVTAMGHCHPMLVEILRKQSGDLWHTGNIFINEPSTKLAQKLVEASFASHVFFANSGAEANEAALKIARYYAIKKYGIKKTKIISFINSFHGRTFFTVSVGGKLKYSDCFGPVPEDIVHLPFNNLNCFKKIVDDSVCAVILETIQGEGGVIPIDVLFIQEIYKLCQKYNVLLIIDEVQTGIGRTGTLFSYEQYNIKPDMLTLAKSLGGGFPISALLTNTKVSEIVKPGLHGSTYGGNLLACSVATSVLNFINNKKVLSGVNNRSKLFFEKLYNINCELNLFKEIRIKGLLIGIELIDELPINIFDIVHICIKEGVLVLSSSTNVIRLAPSLIISYDDIKLGISYLKKAFTKIKRLCDNF